In Synechococcus sp. RS9909, one genomic interval encodes:
- the glyQ gene encoding glycine--tRNA ligase subunit alpha, with translation MHFQDIISTLNRFWAEQGCLLLQPYDTEKGAGTMSPHTVLRAIGPEPWAVAYPEPCRRPTDGRYGDNPNRAQHYFQYQVLIKPSPDGIQETYLASLDALGIQAKEHDIRFVEDNWESPTLGAWGVGWEVWLDGMEVTQFTYFQQCGGIDCRPVSIEITYGLERLAMYLQDVESIWDLSWNAERSYGDIWLPFERGQCQFNFEASDPERLKQLFAIYEAEASDLISQQLPAPALDFVLKCSHTFNLLEARGVISVTERTATIARIRTLARKVAETWLAEREALGFPLLAEALV, from the coding sequence ATGCACTTTCAAGACATCATCAGCACGCTCAACCGCTTCTGGGCCGAGCAGGGGTGCCTGTTGCTGCAGCCCTACGACACCGAAAAGGGCGCCGGCACCATGAGCCCTCACACGGTGTTGCGGGCGATCGGTCCGGAGCCTTGGGCGGTCGCCTATCCCGAGCCCTGCCGGCGGCCCACCGACGGGCGCTATGGCGATAACCCCAACCGCGCCCAGCACTATTTTCAGTATCAGGTGCTGATCAAGCCGTCGCCGGATGGCATTCAGGAGACCTATCTGGCCTCTCTGGACGCCTTGGGGATCCAGGCCAAGGAGCACGACATCCGCTTTGTTGAAGACAACTGGGAGTCCCCCACCCTCGGCGCCTGGGGGGTGGGCTGGGAGGTGTGGCTCGATGGCATGGAGGTGACCCAGTTCACCTATTTCCAGCAGTGTGGCGGCATCGATTGCCGGCCGGTGTCGATCGAGATCACCTACGGCCTCGAGCGTCTCGCCATGTATCTCCAGGATGTGGAAAGCATCTGGGATCTGAGCTGGAACGCGGAGCGCAGCTATGGCGACATCTGGCTGCCCTTTGAAAGGGGGCAGTGTCAGTTCAATTTCGAAGCGTCCGATCCGGAGCGGCTCAAACAGCTCTTCGCGATCTATGAGGCGGAGGCGTCGGATCTGATCAGCCAGCAGCTGCCGGCCCCGGCGCTTGATTTCGTGCTCAAGTGCAGCCACACCTTCAACCTCCTCGAAGCCCGTGGTGTGATTTCGGTGACCGAGCGCACGGCCACGATCGCCCGCATCCGCACCCTGGCGCGCAAGGTGGCCGAAACCTGGTTGGCGGAGCGTGAAGCTCTCGGTTTCCCATTGCTTGCCGAAGCGCTCGTGTAA
- a CDS encoding 16S rRNA (cytosine(967)-C(5))-methyltransferase — translation MADSAASQGVAATTGLGPRRVAWEVLEAVAAGAYADVALERALRGAGLSGADRGLATELAYGAIRRRLWLDAWLDRLGRVPARKQPPRLRWLLHVGLYQLFWMERIPAAAAVNTTVELAKHHRLARLAPVVNGLLRAALRARQAGDTLAMPADAAERLSLEQSLPLWFCRELLAWTGDVGCAAIPAAERIAAACNQVPPLDLRVNRLRSTPEAVAAAFAAAGLATRPIEGCGSGLQVLGAAGDLRQWPGYAEGHWCVQDRAAQWVAPLLEPRPGERLLDACAAPGGKSTHLAELIGDAGEVWAVDRSAGRLQRLAANAARLGCGCVNALAADACELLQERPQWRGAFQRVLLDAPCSGLGTLARHADARWRVTPATITELLPLQARLLEAMLALLAPGGRLVYATCTIHPAENQNQIATFLAAHPELTLHSEQQRWPDPAGGDGFYAAVITTPC, via the coding sequence ATGGCTGATTCCGCTGCCTCGCAGGGCGTGGCTGCCACCACCGGGCTGGGGCCGCGGCGCGTCGCCTGGGAGGTGCTGGAAGCGGTGGCGGCCGGTGCCTACGCCGATGTGGCGCTGGAGCGGGCCCTGCGTGGTGCCGGCCTCTCCGGCGCCGATCGCGGACTGGCCACGGAACTGGCCTACGGCGCCATTCGCCGCCGGCTGTGGCTTGATGCCTGGCTCGATCGGCTCGGTCGCGTACCCGCTCGCAAGCAGCCGCCCCGGTTGCGCTGGCTCCTGCATGTGGGGCTGTATCAGCTCTTCTGGATGGAGCGGATCCCGGCGGCGGCAGCGGTGAACACCACGGTGGAGCTGGCCAAGCACCATCGCCTGGCCCGGCTGGCGCCGGTGGTGAATGGGCTGTTGCGGGCTGCCCTGCGGGCCCGGCAGGCGGGCGACACCCTGGCAATGCCTGCCGATGCGGCGGAGCGCCTGTCGCTGGAGCAGTCGCTGCCGCTGTGGTTCTGCCGGGAGTTGCTGGCCTGGACCGGTGACGTGGGGTGCGCCGCCATACCCGCGGCGGAGCGCATCGCTGCCGCCTGCAATCAGGTGCCGCCGCTCGACCTGCGTGTCAACCGTCTGCGCAGCACGCCCGAGGCGGTGGCTGCCGCCTTTGCGGCGGCCGGCCTGGCGACCCGCCCGATCGAGGGGTGTGGCTCGGGCCTGCAGGTGCTCGGCGCTGCTGGTGATCTGCGCCAGTGGCCCGGCTATGCGGAGGGCCATTGGTGTGTGCAGGATCGGGCAGCTCAGTGGGTGGCGCCCTTGCTGGAGCCCCGGCCCGGCGAGCGGCTGCTCGATGCCTGTGCCGCGCCGGGCGGCAAGAGCACCCATCTGGCCGAGCTGATCGGCGATGCGGGAGAGGTGTGGGCGGTGGATCGTTCCGCCGGGCGTCTGCAGCGGCTGGCGGCCAATGCGGCCCGACTCGGTTGCGGCTGCGTGAACGCGCTTGCCGCCGATGCCTGCGAGCTGCTGCAGGAGCGGCCCCAGTGGCGCGGTGCGTTTCAGCGCGTCCTGCTGGATGCGCCCTGCTCCGGTCTTGGCACCCTGGCCCGCCATGCCGATGCCCGCTGGCGTGTCACGCCCGCCACGATCACGGAGCTGCTGCCGCTGCAGGCGCGATTGCTGGAGGCGATGCTGGCGCTGCTCGCCCCGGGAGGACGCCTGGTGTATGCCACCTGCACAATCCATCCGGCGGAGAACCAGAACCAAATCGCTACGTTTCTTGCGGCCCATCCCGAGCTGACGCTGCACTCGGAGCAGCAGCGCTGGCCCGATCCGGCCGGTGGCGATGGCTTCTATGCAGCCGTGATCACAACGCCATGCTGA
- a CDS encoding LysR substrate-binding domain-containing protein — translation MLKLDELALFDGLIWLRTGESVARRFSCAQSTVSRNTAKVLELFGLELVRDDFGEWQLLGDLSLLNAERQVHQKARWAAWAPLRLEATYWTALSYCAAELGPWMLGNSDIMSIRHRHLLLDHRIVDCQITTLPDLLGPVDPHYRYLQLTAMQPFFVCAPDHPLTKVKNPSFDELAAYPSLALPPQTFPKVEAALKQLGLWNTPVRMCRYRYEKWEGKCESELLISYGNPLTQHTAPSSLHRLPLALPFASGDVLVYRQDFEGHPLLLALIERLSLAVDAVREIVPDITKVFAPLDAAALEVPVRR, via the coding sequence GTGCTGAAGCTTGATGAGCTGGCGCTCTTCGATGGTCTGATCTGGTTGCGAACCGGAGAGTCGGTGGCGCGTCGTTTCAGCTGTGCCCAGTCCACCGTCAGTCGCAACACCGCCAAGGTGCTCGAGCTGTTCGGGCTGGAGCTGGTGCGCGATGACTTCGGCGAATGGCAGTTGCTCGGCGATCTTTCCCTGCTCAATGCCGAACGGCAGGTGCATCAGAAGGCCCGCTGGGCCGCGTGGGCGCCGTTGCGCCTGGAAGCCACCTACTGGACCGCGCTCTCCTACTGCGCCGCTGAACTCGGCCCCTGGATGCTCGGCAATTCCGACATCATGTCGATCCGTCATCGCCATCTGCTGCTCGACCACCGGATCGTGGACTGCCAGATCACCACGCTGCCCGATCTGCTTGGACCCGTCGATCCGCATTACCGCTACCTCCAGCTCACGGCGATGCAACCGTTCTTCGTGTGTGCACCGGATCATCCACTCACGAAAGTCAAAAATCCCAGCTTCGATGAGCTCGCTGCCTATCCCTCCCTCGCCCTGCCACCGCAGACCTTCCCGAAGGTGGAGGCTGCCCTCAAGCAGCTCGGCCTCTGGAATACACCGGTGCGCATGTGTCGCTACCGCTACGAGAAATGGGAAGGCAAATGCGAGTCGGAACTGCTCATCTCCTACGGCAACCCGCTCACCCAGCACACCGCCCCCAGCTCCCTGCATCGCCTTCCCCTGGCGTTGCCGTTTGCCTCCGGTGATGTGCTGGTGTACCGCCAAGACTTTGAGGGGCATCCCCTGCTCCTCGCGTTGATCGAGCGTCTGTCGCTTGCCGTGGATGCGGTGCGTGAGATCGTGCCCGACATCACCAAAGTGTTTGCCCCACTGGATGCTGCAGCGCTCGAGGTGCCTGTGCGTCGCTGA
- a CDS encoding MGMT family protein, which yields MPQAGSFDSRVWDAVARIPQGRLATYGQVADWIGAYGCARQVGWALRRLPLPSPIPWHRVVNAQGRVAMSLSREGSDWMQRQMLIAEGIPVDDEGRLPLKRFLWTPEPQAIRGALGLEPD from the coding sequence ATGCCACAGGCTGGATCCTTTGATTCGAGGGTATGGGATGCCGTGGCCCGCATCCCCCAGGGCCGGCTCGCCACCTATGGCCAGGTGGCCGACTGGATCGGGGCCTATGGCTGTGCGCGTCAGGTGGGCTGGGCGCTGCGCCGCCTGCCCTTGCCTTCGCCGATCCCCTGGCACCGGGTGGTGAATGCCCAGGGGCGGGTGGCGATGAGCCTCAGCCGTGAGGGCTCCGACTGGATGCAGCGGCAGATGCTGATCGCCGAGGGGATTCCCGTCGACGACGAGGGGCGTCTGCCCCTGAAGCGCTTCCTCTGGACGCCGGAGCCGCAGGCGATCCGCGGAGCGCTAGGTCTGGAGCCTGACTGA
- a CDS encoding transglycosylase domain-containing protein: MKRTRRHWVLLGVTAGTIGVGVALGQAALTQALDATLPDARGIARFNRPGTITLLSSDGQVIQKLGPATREKIQPGQMPELVKQAFVAAEDRRFYAHDGVDLWGISRALVTNLRQGAVREGASTITQQLARTVFLSQDRTLTRKLKEAALAYKLERQLSKEQILEQYLNFVYLGSSAYGVSDAAWVYFSKQPDQLTLPEAALIAGLPPAPSVYSPLVNPDLALERRSIVLDRMQQAGFISAGEAAEARNAPLDLKPATPKYFNSAAPYFTSWVAQQLPTILTPDQLEVGGLKIRTSLNLAWQKDAQQVVKEFAPGGTEGAIVSIEPGTGLVRVMVGGKDFNASQFNRATQALRSPGSTFKLFPYAAAINAGVKPEDIFNDSPRCWGGYCPKNFGNKYFGPISLADALKNSLNTVAVQLQDKVGFDPIIAMANNLGIGTTRPLGKFYPMAIGAYEQTILDMAAAYAAVANRGVYVKPAAFEEIRGPGGEVIWSRRVDGDRGRRAVDSDVADAMNWMLQRVVEGGTGAAAKLNDRPVAGKTGTSEGARDLWFIGSIPQLTTAVWFGHDNNRETNSNSGEAAWAWNQLMSKIKNQFPVQTFPPKPVLKRTFKKPGAKAKKPEENQEAPYRGYDYDPDPSIWAPEPVPAPAPQAPPPRYVAPPGGPPVDENFRPLPVQ, translated from the coding sequence GTGAAACGCACCCGCCGTCACTGGGTGCTCCTCGGCGTCACCGCTGGCACGATTGGTGTGGGTGTGGCTCTGGGCCAGGCCGCGCTCACCCAGGCTCTCGATGCCACCCTGCCCGATGCCAGGGGCATCGCCCGCTTCAACCGTCCCGGAACGATCACCCTGCTCTCCAGCGACGGCCAGGTGATCCAGAAACTCGGGCCCGCCACTCGCGAAAAAATCCAACCCGGCCAGATGCCGGAGCTGGTGAAGCAGGCCTTCGTGGCAGCGGAAGACCGCCGCTTCTATGCCCACGATGGCGTGGATCTCTGGGGCATCAGTCGCGCCCTGGTGACCAACCTGCGCCAGGGGGCCGTGCGGGAAGGCGCCAGCACGATCACCCAGCAGCTGGCGCGCACGGTGTTTCTCAGCCAGGACCGCACCCTCACCCGCAAGCTGAAGGAAGCCGCTCTGGCCTACAAACTCGAGCGTCAGCTCAGCAAGGAACAGATCCTCGAGCAATACCTCAATTTCGTGTATCTGGGCTCGAGCGCCTATGGCGTTTCCGATGCCGCCTGGGTGTATTTCTCCAAGCAACCGGATCAGCTCACCCTGCCGGAGGCGGCCCTGATCGCCGGCCTGCCGCCAGCGCCTTCGGTGTATTCGCCGCTGGTGAACCCCGACCTGGCGCTGGAGCGGCGCTCGATCGTGCTCGATCGCATGCAACAGGCCGGCTTCATCTCGGCCGGAGAAGCGGCGGAAGCGCGCAACGCACCGCTCGACCTCAAACCGGCCACCCCGAAATATTTCAACAGCGCCGCCCCTTACTTCACCAGCTGGGTCGCTCAACAGCTGCCCACGATCCTCACCCCCGATCAGCTGGAGGTGGGCGGCCTCAAGATCCGCACGAGCCTCAACCTCGCCTGGCAGAAGGATGCGCAACAGGTGGTGAAGGAGTTCGCTCCCGGCGGCACCGAGGGGGCGATCGTGTCGATCGAACCGGGCACGGGCCTGGTGCGGGTGATGGTGGGCGGCAAGGACTTCAACGCCAGCCAGTTCAACCGGGCCACCCAGGCCCTGCGCTCTCCCGGCTCCACCTTCAAGTTGTTTCCCTACGCCGCAGCGATCAATGCCGGCGTGAAACCGGAAGACATCTTCAACGACTCGCCCCGCTGCTGGGGGGGCTATTGCCCGAAGAACTTCGGCAACAAGTATTTCGGACCGATCTCCCTCGCCGATGCCCTGAAGAACTCGCTCAACACCGTGGCGGTGCAGCTGCAAGACAAGGTGGGCTTCGACCCGATCATTGCCATGGCGAACAACCTGGGAATCGGCACCACGCGCCCCCTGGGCAAGTTTTATCCGATGGCCATCGGCGCCTACGAGCAGACCATCCTCGACATGGCGGCCGCCTACGCGGCAGTGGCCAATCGCGGCGTGTATGTGAAACCAGCCGCCTTTGAGGAGATCCGCGGGCCGGGTGGCGAGGTGATCTGGAGCCGCCGCGTTGATGGGGATCGCGGACGCCGGGCCGTCGACAGCGATGTGGCCGACGCCATGAACTGGATGCTGCAGCGGGTGGTGGAGGGCGGCACCGGAGCTGCCGCCAAGCTCAACGACCGGCCCGTGGCCGGCAAGACCGGCACCTCCGAAGGCGCCCGCGACCTGTGGTTCATCGGCTCGATCCCCCAACTCACCACGGCCGTGTGGTTCGGCCACGACAACAACCGCGAAACCAACAGCAACAGCGGGGAGGCCGCCTGGGCCTGGAACCAACTCATGAGCAAGATCAAGAACCAGTTTCCGGTGCAGACCTTCCCGCCCAAGCCCGTGCTCAAACGCACCTTCAAAAAGCCCGGCGCCAAAGCCAAGAAACCAGAGGAGAACCAGGAAGCGCCCTATCGCGGCTACGACTACGACCCGGATCCCAGCATCTGGGCGCCAGAGCCGGTGCCAGCTCCCGCCCCCCAGGCACCGCCGCCCCGCTATGTGGCCCCACCCGGAGGCCCACCGGTGGACGAAAACTTCCGGCCCCTGCCGGTGCAGTGA
- the hisF gene encoding imidazole glycerol phosphate synthase subunit HisF, producing the protein MVALRLIPCLDVADGRVVKGVNFVGLRDAGDPVELACRYSQAGADELVFLDIAASHQGRATLVDLVRRTADAVTIPFTVGGGISTLEGITELLRAGADKVSLNSSAVREPELVARGAERFGCQCIVVAIDARARSGGGWDVFVKGGRENTGLDAVAWSRRVAELGAGEILLTSMDDDGTQAGYDLALTRAVAQAVPVPVIASGGAGCLDHIAAALDPGPKGGQASAALLASLLHDGVLTVEAIKADLLGRGLPIRPPEV; encoded by the coding sequence ATGGTTGCCCTGCGCCTGATTCCCTGCCTGGATGTGGCCGATGGCCGCGTGGTGAAGGGGGTCAATTTCGTTGGCCTGCGCGATGCCGGCGATCCGGTGGAGCTGGCCTGTCGTTACAGCCAGGCCGGTGCCGATGAGCTGGTGTTTCTCGACATTGCGGCCAGTCACCAGGGGCGCGCCACCCTGGTGGATCTGGTGCGCCGCACCGCCGACGCGGTGACGATTCCCTTCACGGTGGGGGGCGGCATCAGCACGCTCGAAGGCATCACCGAGCTGCTTCGGGCCGGGGCCGACAAGGTGAGTCTCAATTCCTCCGCCGTGCGTGAACCGGAGCTGGTGGCGCGGGGGGCGGAGCGCTTCGGTTGCCAGTGCATCGTTGTGGCGATCGATGCCCGTGCCAGATCCGGGGGGGGTTGGGATGTGTTTGTGAAGGGGGGGCGTGAGAACACCGGCCTCGATGCTGTGGCCTGGTCCCGGCGGGTGGCGGAGCTGGGGGCGGGGGAGATCCTGCTCACCTCGATGGATGACGATGGCACCCAGGCCGGCTATGACCTCGCCCTCACCCGAGCGGTGGCCCAGGCCGTGCCCGTGCCGGTGATCGCCTCGGGAGGCGCTGGCTGTCTGGATCACATCGCCGCAGCCCTGGATCCAGGGCCGAAAGGGGGGCAGGCATCGGCGGCACTGCTCGCTTCCCTGCTTCACGATGGCGTGCTCACGGTGGAGGCGATCAAGGCCGATCTGCTCGGTCGGGGTCTGCCGATTCGGCCCCCGGAGGTCTGA
- a CDS encoding DUF2862 domain-containing protein: MSQQAAVTIDIGSKVRVTRVRDRIPAALVELLKKDASGTVTDFRTTDGQGIGVVVELSDGSTSWFFDDEIAPA; the protein is encoded by the coding sequence ATGTCACAGCAGGCGGCAGTCACCATCGACATCGGCTCCAAGGTGCGGGTCACCCGGGTGCGCGATCGCATTCCCGCCGCTCTGGTGGAATTGCTCAAGAAGGACGCCTCCGGCACCGTCACCGACTTCCGCACCACTGATGGACAGGGCATCGGCGTGGTGGTTGAGCTCAGCGACGGTTCCACCAGCTGGTTCTTCGACGACGAAATCGCCCCCGCCTGA
- the ubiE gene encoding bifunctional demethylmenaquinone methyltransferase/2-methoxy-6-polyprenyl-1,4-benzoquinol methylase UbiE: MKPGDPAAVEQLFNAVAPRYDRLNDLLSLGLHRVWKRQLLAWLRPCAGERWLDLCCGTGDLALLLASRLRPGGEVLGLDAAAAPLQRAQQRSAQQPWLPVRWQQGDALNTGLASAGFDGVVIGYGLRNLADPAAGLAEVRRLLRPGGRAGVLDFNRQKAGGVGEAFQRAYLRRLVVPTAALVGLKEHYAYLEASLQRFPDGAAQEQLALDAGFRAARHRALAGGQMGLLLLEA, from the coding sequence GTGAAGCCTGGTGATCCCGCTGCCGTCGAGCAGCTGTTCAACGCGGTGGCGCCCCGTTACGACCGCCTGAACGATCTGTTGAGCCTGGGTCTGCATCGTGTCTGGAAGCGTCAGCTGTTGGCCTGGCTGCGCCCCTGTGCTGGAGAACGCTGGCTGGATCTTTGTTGCGGTACGGGTGATCTGGCCCTTCTGTTGGCGTCTCGCTTGCGTCCGGGTGGAGAGGTGCTGGGGCTCGATGCGGCAGCTGCACCCCTGCAACGGGCCCAGCAGCGTTCGGCGCAGCAGCCCTGGCTGCCTGTGCGTTGGCAGCAGGGGGATGCGCTGAACACCGGCCTGGCGTCGGCCGGCTTCGATGGGGTGGTGATCGGTTACGGCCTGCGCAACCTCGCGGATCCTGCGGCGGGGCTGGCGGAGGTGCGCCGTCTGCTTCGGCCCGGGGGCCGCGCCGGCGTGCTCGATTTCAATCGGCAGAAGGCCGGTGGTGTGGGCGAGGCGTTTCAGCGCGCCTATCTGCGCCGACTGGTGGTGCCGACGGCGGCGCTGGTGGGCTTGAAGGAGCACTACGCCTATCTGGAGGCCAGCCTGCAGCGGTTCCCTGATGGTGCCGCCCAGGAACAGCTGGCCTTGGACGCAGGCTTTCGCGCTGCCCGCCACCGGGCTCTGGCCGGCGGTCAGATGGGCCTGCTGCTCCTGGAGGCCTGA
- a CDS encoding ComEC/Rec2 family competence protein, whose product MPRSEFTLAATALALAALLAGALAVTPGHWLLVLLALACGLAWLCRCRSLAWRHGGALLLLLLALAAGSSWRSQASPPQRDPLLAVLNDASMEAPQQIEAVLLADSRTLGERCQALLAVERVNGRPLRGRTELQIQPCERGLEQGWRIAAEGRLRQPAPAAHPLVPGAAERLAAQGVHTQFRAEAFRLLSQQWTPLADARRRIAAQLQRWAGPREGSLLAALVLGSAQVSVPSELRDAFRVAGLSHALAASGFHLSVLLGTTLALVRSLPVALRLGGGGLAMASFLALAGGQPSVVRAVLMGAAALLIREGGGRSRPLGVLLITLVLMLLIHPAWAHSIGFQLSAAATAGLVISAGPIEAWLAERVPRGCLGWLPAALSVPLAALLWTLPLQLLHFGSTPLYALVANLLAAPLLAPLTLAAMALALSLLILPAGLAALLLPWLIWPVAKLAGLLIALVLWISTWPYAQLLTGRPQPWVVLLLLLGLLPWCLPALARLRWRALPLVLLAVIVQASVQLKDGLVVVGQWGRHWLLARHQGRAALVSSHGDGLSCALARRLSEAHGHRRLDWVAVLDPVASSQQRCWRSLARTVLAEHQGQSSLQPGQRLASAGLELGAEVDAVATRSLWLRAGAQRLRLQRATGRPLQ is encoded by the coding sequence ATGCCCCGCTCCGAATTCACCCTGGCCGCCACCGCTCTCGCCCTGGCGGCTCTGTTGGCCGGAGCCCTGGCCGTTACGCCTGGGCACTGGCTGCTGGTGTTGCTGGCGCTGGCCTGCGGGCTCGCCTGGCTCTGCCGCTGCCGATCCCTCGCCTGGCGCCACGGTGGTGCTCTGTTGCTGCTGCTGCTCGCCCTGGCGGCGGGGTCGAGCTGGCGCAGCCAGGCGAGCCCGCCGCAACGGGATCCGCTCCTGGCCGTGCTGAACGATGCGTCGATGGAGGCTCCCCAACAGATCGAGGCGGTGCTGCTGGCCGACAGCCGGACGCTGGGCGAGCGGTGTCAGGCGCTGCTGGCGGTGGAGCGTGTGAACGGGCGGCCGTTGCGCGGACGCACGGAACTGCAGATCCAGCCCTGCGAACGGGGGCTGGAGCAGGGTTGGCGCATCGCTGCGGAGGGCCGGCTGCGCCAACCGGCGCCTGCTGCCCATCCCCTGGTGCCTGGCGCGGCGGAGCGCCTCGCGGCCCAGGGGGTGCACACCCAGTTCCGGGCTGAGGCGTTCAGGCTGCTGTCGCAGCAGTGGACGCCGTTGGCCGATGCCCGGCGCCGGATCGCCGCCCAGCTGCAGCGATGGGCGGGGCCCAGGGAGGGATCGCTGTTGGCGGCGTTGGTGCTGGGGAGTGCCCAGGTGTCGGTGCCGTCGGAGCTGCGGGATGCCTTCCGGGTGGCGGGGCTCTCCCACGCCCTGGCCGCCAGCGGCTTTCACCTGTCGGTGCTGCTCGGCACCACCCTGGCCCTGGTGCGCTCCTTGCCCGTGGCGTTGCGGCTCGGTGGCGGCGGGCTGGCGATGGCCAGTTTTCTGGCGCTGGCGGGCGGTCAGCCCTCGGTGGTGCGCGCCGTGCTGATGGGGGCAGCGGCCCTGCTGATCCGCGAAGGCGGTGGCCGCAGCCGTCCGCTGGGGGTGCTGCTGATCACGTTGGTGCTGATGCTGCTGATCCATCCGGCCTGGGCGCACTCCATCGGCTTTCAGCTCAGTGCTGCCGCCACTGCTGGGCTGGTGATCAGTGCCGGCCCGATCGAGGCCTGGTTGGCGGAGCGAGTGCCGCGGGGCTGCCTGGGGTGGTTGCCGGCAGCCCTCTCGGTGCCGCTGGCGGCCCTGCTCTGGACCCTGCCCCTGCAGCTGCTGCACTTCGGCTCGACGCCCCTCTATGCGTTGGTGGCCAATCTGCTGGCGGCGCCGCTGCTGGCGCCCCTCACCCTGGCGGCGATGGCGCTGGCCCTGTCGCTGCTGATCCTGCCGGCGGGGCTGGCGGCGCTGTTGCTGCCCTGGCTGATCTGGCCTGTGGCCAAGCTGGCGGGTCTGCTGATTGCGTTGGTGCTCTGGATCAGCACCTGGCCCTATGCCCAGCTGCTCACCGGCCGGCCCCAGCCCTGGGTGGTGCTGCTGTTGCTGCTCGGCTTGCTGCCCTGGTGCCTGCCCGCCCTCGCCCGCCTGCGCTGGCGGGCGCTTCCCCTGGTGCTGCTGGCGGTGATCGTCCAGGCCAGCGTGCAGCTGAAGGACGGGCTGGTGGTGGTGGGGCAGTGGGGGCGCCATTGGCTGCTGGCGCGCCATCAGGGGCGGGCGGCCCTGGTGAGCAGCCATGGCGATGGTCTCAGTTGCGCCCTCGCCCGTCGCCTCAGTGAGGCCCATGGTCATCGCCGGCTCGACTGGGTGGCCGTGCTCGATCCGGTGGCGTCATCGCAGCAGCGCTGTTGGCGGTCGCTGGCGCGCACGGTGCTGGCCGAGCACCAAGGTCAGAGCTCTTTGCAACCCGGCCAGCGCCTGGCGAGTGCGGGACTGGAACTGGGCGCGGAGGTGGATGCGGTGGCGACGCGATCCCTGTGGCTGCGGGCCGGTGCCCAGCGGTTGCGCTTGCAGCGGGCCACGGGCCGACCCTTACAGTGA
- the chlG gene encoding chlorophyll synthase ChlG produces MSDARQLLGMKGASGTTNIWKLRLQLMKPVTWIPLIWGVVCGAAASGHYVWRWDHLLAALACMVMSGPLLAGFTQTINDYYDREIDAINEPYRPIPSGAIPLGQVKLQIWVLLLAGLAVAWGLDAWAGHTTPVVLLLALGGSFVSFIYSAPPLKLKQNGWLGNYALGASYIALPWWAGQALFGQLTWSTAILTLAYSLAGLGIAVVNDFKSVEGDKALGLQSLPVVFGTERASWISAGMIDVFQLLMVAVLIGIGQHFAAVLLVLLIVPQITFQDIWLLRDPVAFDVKYQASAQPFLVLGMLVTALAVGHSPLTQGM; encoded by the coding sequence ATGAGCGACGCCCGTCAGCTGCTCGGCATGAAAGGTGCCAGCGGCACCACCAACATCTGGAAGCTGCGCTTGCAGCTGATGAAGCCGGTCACCTGGATCCCCCTGATCTGGGGTGTGGTCTGCGGTGCCGCCGCCAGTGGCCATTACGTGTGGCGCTGGGATCACCTGCTCGCCGCCCTTGCCTGCATGGTGATGAGCGGCCCGTTGCTGGCGGGCTTCACCCAAACGATCAACGACTACTACGACCGCGAAATCGACGCGATCAACGAGCCCTACCGGCCGATTCCCTCCGGCGCGATCCCACTCGGGCAGGTGAAGCTACAGATCTGGGTGCTGCTCCTGGCCGGACTGGCCGTGGCCTGGGGCCTCGATGCTTGGGCCGGTCACACCACGCCCGTGGTGTTGCTGCTCGCCCTCGGTGGCTCCTTCGTGAGTTTCATCTATTCCGCGCCACCGCTGAAGCTCAAGCAGAACGGTTGGCTTGGCAATTACGCCCTCGGAGCCAGCTACATCGCCCTGCCCTGGTGGGCAGGCCAGGCCCTGTTCGGCCAGCTCACCTGGTCAACGGCCATCCTCACCCTTGCCTACAGCCTCGCCGGGCTGGGCATCGCGGTGGTGAACGACTTCAAGAGCGTCGAAGGTGACAAAGCGCTCGGCCTGCAATCGCTGCCGGTGGTGTTCGGCACCGAACGGGCCAGCTGGATCAGTGCCGGCATGATCGATGTGTTCCAGTTGCTGATGGTTGCCGTTCTGATCGGAATCGGACAGCATTTCGCTGCCGTTTTGCTCGTGCTGCTGATCGTGCCCCAGATCACTTTCCAGGACATCTGGTTGCTGCGCGACCCGGTGGCCTTCGATGTGAAATATCAGGCCAGCGCCCAGCCCTTTCTTGTGCTCGGCATGCTCGTGACGGCTCTCGCCGTTGGCCACAGCCCCCTGACCCAGGGGATGTGA